The region CACGCTCTCTTGCGGCGTGGCGCTGACCAGTTTCTTGAACTGCGGCAAGGCGGACTCGATCAGCGCCTTGGGCAGCACGATCTTCTTTTGCATGCCGACGCGCATATTGGCGATGGCCTGGTCGATCCAGCCGGGCAGCTGGTTCAGCCGGCTCAGGTAGGCGTCATACTGGGCGACGGTGACCAGCGGCTGCGACGCTTCACCACCCGCATAGTTGGCCAAGGTCACCGGCATGCTGTCCATCTGGTTCAACGGCAGCAGGTATTCCGGGAAACGCTCGAACGACAGGGCGGTGGCCAGTTCGTAGTCGAGGATGTCGTAGTTGATCTGGTCCTGCTGCGACAACTGCTGGCGGCTGATCGCGCGCAAGGTTTTCTGGTACTGGCGGTACAGGGCAAACTGTTTGGCGCGCGCGGCCGGCACGATGGCTGAACCGAGCTGGTCGTCAAAACGGTTGTCGCCGCTTTCGGTGGCGTTGATCGGCTCGAAACGGGCCAGGGCATCGTAGTACTGGTCGGCCACCACCTGCAATCGCTGCTTGGCTTGCGGCGCACTGACGGCGACAGGCTTGGCGGCGGGCTGGGCCGCTTGCGACATGGGCGCAAAGGCCAACAACAGGGAGGCGGCGAGGGTGCCGAGAGCGTAACGATGCTTCATGCGCGATATCCTTGGTAAGGAGAATGAACGGGATGGCGGTGTTTGGATGTCCAATCGCCGGGGCGTAAGCATACGCCATCGTTTAACTCGCTTGCAGGAAATATTGCGTGGTTTAATTCTTGTCGCCCACTGGCAATGCCGCTTTCATGGCCTGCCAGTGGCGGCTGCTCAAGGGCAGGCAGTCAGGGCAGGGAGTGGCGCCGATCAGCGCCGTGACCCGCTGCACGCGTGCCGCCGTTTGCGGATGCGAGGAAATCCAGTCGGGCGCTTGCGCCTTGTCCTGGTCTTCCTTGCCCAGCTTCTGGAAAAACGTCAGCATGCCGTCCGGGCGTATGCGTGCGCGTTGAAGGGCTTGCACGCCGAGCCGGTCCGCCTCTTCCTCCATGTCGCGGCTGAAATACATGGCGCCGGCCTGGTGCGCCAGCATGGCGGCCACGGCGCTGATATCGCCGATGGTCACGGCCACCAGCGCGCCCCAGCCGAGGCTGGTGATCATCTGCCGCAGCGAGTGGCGCTGTTCCACATGTTGCACTTCATGCGCCAGCACGCCGGCCAGCTCGCCCGGACTGCCGGCGTGGCGCAGCAAGCCCGTATGCACGACGATAATGCCGCCCGGCATGGCAAACGCATTGACGCTGTCGTCCTGCTTGACGAACCAGCGGTACTGGTAGCGCGAGCCTGTGGTGAGGCGCTGGCCGATCTCCTGCACCGTCTGCTGCGCGGCGCCGCTGCCGGCCAGGCTGCCCTGGGACCGCACTTGCGCCAGCGCCAGCTCGCCCAGCTGTTTTTCGGTCGACAGCGGGATCAGGCCGGCCAGCGCGCCGATGGCATTATTTCCCTGCCACCAGAACAAACCGCCGGCCAGCAGCGCCGCGCCTGTCATCCCGGCCAGCCAGCCCGAGACTTGCCGCCGGTTCTGCTTGCGCTCGCGCCAGAGTTTCTGCAGCGATGGCTGCAGCGAAGCCGGTGCCTCCTGCAGCACGGTGGCGATGGCATCCGGGCCCAGCGGTTGGAGCGAGGCCTGCCGGCCCTGCGCATCAAGCCAGTTCAGGAACAGCTCGGGCCGCTCCATGCCACCGACGCTGACGATGAGCTGGTCGACGGCCACGCTGGCGCCCAGGTCGTGCAGCACCAGCTGGTTGGCGAAGAAATGCGCGGTGACGGGCGTGGTGCCCGTGGGGCCGGAGAGCAGGGCGTCAAACGGTTTCATGCGGCGGCCTCGGCAAAGCGCGTTTCATACAGGGCCGCCATCAGGTCGGACTGGCTGATAATGCCGGCCAGCCGGTCTTCTTCGTCCACGATGGGAATATGGTGGTAGCCGGCATCGGCCATCAGCGGCACCAGGTCGATGATGGGTGTGCCCAGGTGCGCCGTGTGCGGCTTGTGCGTCATCAGCTGGCCGACCACTTCCGGGCGTTCGGTGTGCGACAGGCCGGTGCGCTGCAAAATGGTGCGCAGGCGATGGCGCATGCCCTGGTAATCGTCGAGGCCGCCGTGGCGCAGGAAGTCGGTCTGGGTGATGATGCCAATCACGCGGCGCGCGCGGTTCAGCACGGGCAGGGCGCCGATATCGTGCGTGCG is a window of Janthinobacterium sp. J1-1 DNA encoding:
- a CDS encoding M48 family metallopeptidase produces the protein MKPFDALLSGPTGTTPVTAHFFANQLVLHDLGASVAVDQLIVSVGGMERPELFLNWLDAQGRQASLQPLGPDAIATVLQEAPASLQPSLQKLWRERKQNRRQVSGWLAGMTGAALLAGGLFWWQGNNAIGALAGLIPLSTEKQLGELALAQVRSQGSLAGSGAAQQTVQEIGQRLTTGSRYQYRWFVKQDDSVNAFAMPGGIIVVHTGLLRHAGSPGELAGVLAHEVQHVEQRHSLRQMITSLGWGALVAVTIGDISAVAAMLAHQAGAMYFSRDMEEEADRLGVQALQRARIRPDGMLTFFQKLGKEDQDKAQAPDWISSHPQTAARVQRVTALIGATPCPDCLPLSSRHWQAMKAALPVGDKN